The Flammeovirga agarivorans DNA window CTCTTTGTACAGCTCCTGAAACTAGGAATCCAGTACCAATAAAACCAAAACCACCAAAAAGAACTCTAGGGAAAACTCTTGGGAATTTGATGACTTCAACTTCACTTAAAGGAATTTCTGTACCAGATTTATAAAGAATAAAAGAAGAGTCTTTTAAAGCATATAGTTCATCTCTGTAAACTGCTTTTTCACCTTTCATTTTAAAGATAATCTGGTCTCCTTCATAGATCTTTTTACGGTTTCTTCCATAGTTATCTACCGCTAAAAACTTTTGAGCAAAAAGTGGAGAACAGGTCCCAAAAAGTAATAAAAAAAATATAAACCGTTTCATTTTATTTATTAGTAAATTATTCAAACATTAACCATCGCACACCATACGATACACCAAAACCAGGGCCCATATACCCAGCAGACGCCCAATAGCCAGAAGTTGTGTTAACAGCATTGAGGATGTCACTCACTCTAACAAAGGCCATACATCTTCTCATTTTAAAGTTTAAGAAGAAGTCTAGTGTAAAGTAACCTTCAGTTTCGTAATCGTTTTGTAGATGGTACTGTTGTGTTACTGGGTTAAATGCATATCCATAGAAAGAAGAAACATACTTGGTATCAAAACCAGAATAAACACTGATCATACCATCTCTGAATTCTCTTACATATGAAATTTCATAGGTTGCAAAAATATCTGGAGTAGGCATCACATCCTGATTGTTGTTTTGTGTATATACTACTTCAGCAATCTGTTGGATATGACCTAGTTTCACTTTAAATCTTGAGCCATAACGAGAATAGGCAATGTTCTCATTATGCTGTACTGGGCGAGCATATTTATCGTAATAAATATAATCATTGATATTATTGATCTCACCAAACACCGATATATTACCTTTTTCTCCTAAAGGGAGTTGTGGAGCAACCATAAACTGTTGCATACCAATAGGTTTTTTCTCTTCACTCCATGACATAAATACACTTGAAAATTGTTGTGTAAACATAGGAGCTAAAGTATTTTCTAATGTAAAGCTTGCATTAAGGAATCTACTTTGAAGTTTTGCGTTGATATTATAGATGTTTCCTTTTAGAACATCAACCTCACCATGGCCATCTACAAATCCCCAGTTTTTAGGAAGCTGGAACTCTACATCTCCTCCAACAAAAAGTTGGTGGTCGAGTGGGATAGGTGTATAGTCATCTGCATTTCTTTGTTGATACCTGTAAAATCGATGTTGTACGTACCCCGACCAAAATGTCGGGCCTAATCGGCTTTTGATCCCTAGCTTGTTGTCTAAGTATTCTTGTTGTACACTTACATAAGGATAAGAACCGTAGTCGTAGTTGGTGTCAACTGTTGGTTGATATCCAGGAGCATAACCTTCACCATTTGGTAAGTTGTTTACCTGTTGGTAAGTGTGGTCATTAAATTTATCGTAATAAAGTCTATTGGTAG harbors:
- a CDS encoding putative porin, which gives rise to MKKVVFILLSLLSISQFSYAQNEEEKDEDAVEGQEPNKEGVTLEQDSSWLKGPQTTWYLTKPDVYKIHFEEHMMDSSYTHLHRYDINGQNGYRNQTLGNNASPLKSYWVQPVGHLRQTMGITGYDLYAQNLDTWEYYNAYIPVTDFNGVVGQDNRGKIGGKIARNIDPYWAVGLLFQRYSEPYILGRDKISNSYNAQQHTGFGLNTRYESKNNKYKLLASFYQYFHEGPESGGLAIPSLVNDDTSLEDLFKFGRGQLTNYFSDGVSSFKWYYNTQLYHQYALVDSAKLQVFHELNRNHYRYQYSNSTETISTNRLYYDKFNDHTYQQVNNLPNGEGYAPGYQPTVDTNYDYGSYPYVSVQQEYLDNKLGIKSRLGPTFWSGYVQHRFYRYQQRNADDYTPIPLDHQLFVGGDVEFQLPKNWGFVDGHGEVDVLKGNIYNINAKLQSRFLNASFTLENTLAPMFTQQFSSVFMSWSEEKKPIGMQQFMVAPQLPLGEKGNISVFGEINNINDYIYYDKYARPVQHNENIAYSRYGSRFKVKLGHIQQIAEVVYTQNNNQDVMPTPDIFATYEISYVREFRDGMISVYSGFDTKYVSSFYGYAFNPVTQQYHLQNDYETEGYFTLDFFLNFKMRRCMAFVRVSDILNAVNTTSGYWASAGYMGPGFGVSYGVRWLMFE